The following proteins are co-located in the Priestia filamentosa genome:
- a CDS encoding IS3 family transposase (programmed frameshift) — MGRKVYDRQFKMAAVQLVLEENLFVKEVANELSIHPNTLYRWISEYEEYGESAFPGHGSALYNSQYEMKKLKRENEELRKELDLPKKVPGLLEEKECVRFQFLKENKHKYNIKKACKTLNISRSGYYEYLQRKPSKRALENEVLRTEIEEIFKEHKGRYGSLRITKVLEKKGIKVNRKRVGKLMRQMNLYAKGSRYRYKRYNKKSPSIERPNLLNQVFHTDGRNKIWVGDITYIPTQKGTLYLAVFVDMYSRKVSGWSMSTRMKDSLVIDAFLQGYKKEHPPTGLIIHTDQGSQYTGSSFQAILKKYGAVSSVSRKGNPYDNALMESFYKTIKRELIHGAKFTTPEQARKEVFKYIELYYNTKRMHSSLHYLSPIEYEKAYSS, encoded by the exons ATGGGGAGAAAAGTTTATGACCGTCAATTTAAAATGGCTGCAGTTCAGTTGGTGCTGGAAGAGAACCTATTTGTAAAAGAGGTTGCGAACGAATTATCTATTCATCCAAATACGCTATATCGTTGGATAAGTGAATATGAAGAATATGGGGAAAGTGCGTTTCCAGGCCATGGAAGCGCACTTTATAATTCTCAGTATGAAATGAAAAAGCTCAAGCGTGAGAATGAAGAACTTAGAAAAGAGCTGGATTTAC CTAAAAAAGTTCCGGGTCTTCTTGAAGAAAAAGAATGTGTAAGATTTCAATTCTTAAAAGAAAATAAACACAAATATAACATCAAGAAGGCTTGTAAAACGTTAAACATCTCACGATCAGGTTACTATGAATATTTACAGAGAAAACCTTCTAAAAGGGCTTTAGAGAACGAAGTGTTACGTACGGAAATAGAGGAGATATTTAAGGAACATAAGGGGCGGTATGGATCCTTAAGAATTACAAAGGTTCTTGAGAAGAAGGGAATCAAGGTAAATCGAAAAAGAGTAGGCAAACTAATGCGTCAAATGAACTTGTATGCGAAAGGAAGTCGGTATCGCTATAAGCGTTATAATAAGAAATCACCTTCTATAGAAAGACCCAACCTCTTAAATCAAGTTTTTCACACAGACGGACGAAATAAAATATGGGTCGGTGACATTACCTATATTCCTACTCAAAAGGGCACTTTATACCTCGCGGTATTTGTGGATATGTACTCGAGAAAAGTGAGTGGCTGGTCTATGAGTACACGGATGAAAGATTCTCTTGTGATAGACGCTTTTTTACAAGGATATAAGAAAGAGCATCCTCCAACAGGATTAATTATCCATACAGACCAGGGTTCTCAATATACAGGTAGTAGTTTTCAAGCCATACTGAAAAAGTATGGTGCTGTTTCAAGTGTCAGTAGAAAAGGAAATCCTTATGATAATGCGTTAATGGAATCCTTTTATAAGACCATAAAAAGAGAGCTCATTCATGGGGCCAAATTCACGACACCCGAACAAGCTCGAAAAGAAGTATTTAAATATATAGAGCTCTATTATAATACCAAAAGAATGCATTCTTCTCTGCATTATCTTTCCCCTATTGAATACGAAAAAGCCTATTCATCATAG
- a CDS encoding recombinase family protein yields MKLGYARVSSRDQNPERQLKKFRELAIEDRYIFIDKQSGKDFNRPRYQAMLLIIREGDLVYLDALDRLGRDYHGIIEAWKYITRTLKADIVILENETLFDSRKFRGMGDIGRLMEDQFLSLLSYVAEQERKKNKQRQAEGIEVARNKGVKLGRRKYEINADFIQVYDEWKAGLLTATEGMKRIGLKPNTFYRRVKEYEDQREVNLPCGEKNFLRQTNG; encoded by the coding sequence TTGAAACTTGGATATGCCCGTGTCTCATCTAGAGATCAAAATCCAGAACGACAATTAAAAAAATTTCGTGAACTTGCAATTGAAGATCGTTATATCTTTATTGATAAACAAAGTGGAAAAGACTTTAATCGCCCACGGTATCAGGCCATGCTGCTCATTATTCGTGAAGGCGATTTAGTTTATCTTGATGCATTAGATCGGTTAGGTAGAGATTATCATGGCATTATTGAAGCATGGAAATACATCACAAGAACTTTAAAGGCAGATATTGTGATATTAGAAAATGAGACGCTTTTTGATAGTAGGAAATTCCGTGGTATGGGTGATATAGGAAGGTTAATGGAAGACCAATTCTTAAGTCTTCTTTCTTATGTTGCAGAGCAAGAACGGAAAAAAAATAAGCAACGGCAGGCCGAGGGAATAGAAGTAGCAAGGAACAAGGGTGTAAAGCTAGGAAGACGTAAGTATGAGATTAATGCAGATTTCATTCAAGTTTATGATGAATGGAAAGCAGGACTATTAACTGCCACAGAAGGAATGAAGCGTATTGGTTTAAAACCAAATACCTTTTATAGACGTGTAAAAGAGTATGAAGATCAGAGAGAGGTGAACTTACCTTGCGGGGAAAAGAACTTCTTACGCCAGACCAACGGCTAG
- a CDS encoding phosphatase PAP2 family protein yields the protein MTTLITLREIFPQKSNKVKTLLFLTIFFTVIFVNLIDKLIKCELETFDTTVTSWVQSSINPELTKLMKIITSFGSSRIILTGIAILGVIMVLKKQKWKALFLIFFVGIGGLVNLLLKWIFKRQRPTAYRLIGERGYSFPSGHSMVSLIFYGMIVCLFVSNTGWVLKTISSLLIFSLVMLIGISRVYLGVHYPSDILAGFTAGKILLTIGFIIYEVFMRMKKGKQYP from the coding sequence ATGACTACATTGATAACCCTTCGTGAAATTTTTCCCCAAAAATCTAATAAAGTAAAAACTTTATTATTCCTCACTATCTTTTTTACCGTGATTTTTGTAAACCTTATAGATAAGTTAATCAAATGTGAATTAGAGACTTTTGATACAACAGTTACTAGTTGGGTTCAGTCTAGTATCAATCCAGAGCTTACAAAATTGATGAAAATAATCACTTCCTTCGGTTCATCTAGGATTATTTTAACGGGGATAGCTATTTTGGGTGTAATTATGGTTTTAAAAAAACAAAAATGGAAGGCTCTGTTTCTAATCTTTTTCGTAGGGATTGGAGGACTTGTTAATCTATTGTTAAAGTGGATTTTCAAAAGACAAAGACCAACTGCTTATCGATTGATTGGGGAAAGAGGGTATAGCTTTCCAAGTGGTCATTCAATGGTTTCCCTTATATTTTATGGTATGATCGTTTGCCTTTTCGTCTCTAATACGGGCTGGGTATTAAAAACAATAAGTTCATTACTTATATTTTCTTTGGTTATGCTGATCGGTATTAGTCGAGTCTATCTTGGTGTTCACTATCCAAGTGATATTTTAGCAGGATTCACTGCTGGGAAAATTCTATTAACAATCGGTTTTATAATTTATGAGGTTTTCATGAGGATGAAAAAAGGGAAACAATATCCCTAA
- a CDS encoding S8 family peptidase has protein sequence MFGYSMVTMVRKNAHKLDRPLREMLLNFYKPFKWTPCFLHNVLEGWMRKTKKLQLVVEFEESEASFRTAFTEVNKIARKHFGCKVRKEFPLVSCISAEISPLALEEILNNCTCIKKVYLNREVQALLDVAIPSANAKNVVRNETTLTGEGVTVAVIDTGIHPHQDLQGRIVNFVDFVNQQTEPYDDNGHGTHCAGDVAGNGAASSGKYIGPAPKANVIGVKVLNKMGSGSLETVMEGIDWCIKYNEDPNNTPKIDIISMSLGSPPTAYDRENDDPMVQYVELAWNSGIVVCVAAGNDGPDEGTIASPGISDQIITVGALDDRDTAETREDDDVASFSSRGPTPYGVTKPDILAPGVNIVSLRSPNSYLDKLQKSNRVDSNYVTLSGTSMATPICAGVVALILEATPDATPNEVKELLRNGATLWGERDPNIYGSGYINADNSIPM, from the coding sequence ATGTTTGGTTACTCAATGGTTACAATGGTACGAAAAAATGCTCACAAGTTAGATCGTCCGTTACGTGAAATGCTATTAAACTTTTATAAACCTTTTAAATGGACTCCCTGTTTTTTGCATAATGTACTGGAGGGATGGATGAGAAAAACAAAGAAGTTACAGTTGGTTGTAGAATTTGAGGAAAGTGAAGCCTCCTTTAGGACAGCCTTTACTGAGGTGAACAAAATTGCTAGAAAGCATTTTGGATGCAAAGTCAGAAAAGAGTTTCCATTGGTATCATGTATAAGTGCAGAAATATCACCCTTGGCATTAGAAGAAATACTCAATAATTGTACCTGTATAAAAAAGGTATACTTAAATCGTGAAGTTCAGGCATTGCTAGATGTGGCCATTCCATCTGCTAATGCAAAAAATGTCGTGAGAAATGAAACAACACTAACAGGTGAGGGAGTGACTGTAGCAGTTATTGATACCGGGATTCACCCCCATCAGGATCTTCAAGGTAGAATTGTAAACTTTGTTGATTTTGTTAACCAGCAAACGGAACCTTATGATGATAACGGACATGGGACCCATTGTGCTGGGGATGTAGCGGGTAACGGAGCAGCCTCCTCAGGGAAGTATATCGGACCTGCACCTAAAGCGAATGTAATAGGTGTCAAGGTGTTGAATAAAATGGGATCGGGATCATTAGAGACAGTCATGGAAGGGATTGATTGGTGCATTAAATACAATGAAGATCCTAATAATACCCCTAAAATCGATATTATTAGTATGTCATTGGGTAGTCCCCCGACAGCATATGACAGGGAAAATGATGACCCTATGGTTCAATATGTGGAGTTAGCATGGAATAGCGGAATAGTTGTTTGTGTAGCAGCAGGTAATGATGGGCCGGACGAAGGGACAATTGCGAGTCCAGGCATCAGTGATCAGATTATTACTGTTGGAGCTTTGGATGATCGAGACACAGCAGAAACAAGGGAAGATGACGATGTAGCAAGCTTTTCAAGTAGGGGTCCTACACCATATGGAGTAACAAAACCTGATATTTTAGCCCCAGGTGTTAATATTGTCTCATTAAGGTCCCCTAATTCCTATCTGGATAAGTTACAAAAATCTAACCGAGTGGATTCCAATTATGTGACCTTATCGGGTACTTCGATGGCAACACCCATATGTGCAGGGGTTGTAGCCTTAATTTTGGAGGCTACCCCAGACGCCACACCGAATGAAGTAAAAGAGCTTTTAAGAAATGGTGCCACTTTATGGGGAGAACGAGATCCTAATATATATGGATCAGGTTATATTAATGCCGACAATTCTATTCCCATGTAA
- a CDS encoding spore coat protein, with product MSDSPKQQSTKQQANMVPDKVVDLMVGNILRKNGVKTEDVKKNLSDEQKQMLRELVEDLKEQVDQFSKGKQKSTESSE from the coding sequence ATGAGTGATTCACCAAAACAACAATCAACTAAGCAACAGGCAAACATGGTCCCCGATAAGGTTGTAGATTTAATGGTTGGTAATATCTTAAGAAAGAATGGCGTTAAGACTGAGGATGTAAAAAAGAACTTATCGGATGAACAGAAACAAATGCTGAGGGAATTGGTCGAGGACTTGAAGGAACAAGTTGATCAATTCAGTAAAGGGAAACAAAAGTCCACTGAGTCAAGTGAATAG
- a CDS encoding spore coat protein has protein sequence MASSWRYRTDHSPSQKRRNFYKDGHGSNYDYSPTVRDNEGSNINQFDSLENNYDATVLQDGGLFSSMDQESDEIIWVKDSCNITVNSTDTQAGISLQVGLQLAIALVLSITIGDTERGESVSHELLQYFNTDQTNKQKILICNSKDATVTTTDTDLAINIQVLLQVLVALVVIIDIL, from the coding sequence ATGGCATCATCTTGGCGTTACCGTACTGATCATTCTCCTAGCCAAAAACGTCGCAATTTTTACAAGGATGGGCATGGATCAAATTATGATTATAGTCCTACCGTTAGAGATAATGAAGGTAGTAATATCAATCAGTTTGATTCTTTGGAGAACAACTATGATGCAACTGTTTTACAAGATGGAGGGCTATTCTCATCTATGGATCAAGAATCAGACGAAATAATTTGGGTGAAGGATTCCTGTAATATCACAGTAAACTCCACGGATACGCAAGCTGGAATTTCCCTGCAAGTGGGTTTACAGTTAGCAATTGCATTGGTCCTTAGCATCACGATTGGGGATACAGAGCGAGGCGAATCTGTGTCACACGAGCTCCTACAATACTTCAACACTGATCAAACCAACAAACAGAAGATTCTTATTTGTAATTCCAAAGACGCTACAGTAACAACTACAGACACGGATTTGGCAATCAATATTCAAGTTCTGCTACAGGTACTAGTAGCATTGGTAGTCATAATTGATATTTTATAA
- a CDS encoding spore coat protein, with product MTTDKKWRALDHCDDPNDETVLQEGDQVVSNEQGSFEWIIIKDSEGVDVTTTDTQAAVSLQVGIQVAIAIVLSITIGDTNRANEVVHDLKQIIKTRQRNSQKTIIEGSKNVQITTNDTDLAINIQLLIKILVAIVVRLDIL from the coding sequence ATGACAACAGATAAAAAATGGCGTGCTTTAGATCACTGCGATGACCCCAACGATGAGACTGTGCTTCAAGAAGGGGATCAAGTCGTCTCCAATGAACAGGGTTCGTTTGAATGGATTATAATTAAAGATTCTGAAGGCGTCGATGTCACAACCACTGATACTCAGGCGGCTGTCTCCTTACAAGTTGGAATTCAGGTTGCAATTGCAATTGTTCTTAGTATTACCATTGGGGATACTAATCGAGCCAACGAGGTCGTCCACGACCTCAAGCAAATTATCAAAACTAGACAACGTAATTCTCAAAAAACGATTATAGAAGGATCTAAAAATGTTCAGATTACTACAAATGATACAGATCTAGCCATTAATATACAATTGTTAATTAAAATTCTCGTCGCTATCGTTGTTAGACTAGACATCCTGTAA
- a CDS encoding IS4 family transposase, whose amino-acid sequence MNKNTTSLHLIQNFLSETELQTILAEFGFVDTARKCTVSTLISYLIGAATNEWKSLRHAADVGPSFGLISIDHSSLSKHMKALNYAIMKRIFEVIVGKLNRATRRTLKMKKIPMAVDSTTVTVGKTRLPWAIYHGERAGIKLHVSFTNETAMPLQVVETTGLKNDGPVGASLEDKRFIFIGDRAYFSIEKVDRYVTENEKQHFVIRLKENIQLNRKKALKGTRKKDSNVTDDFTCILGTPQKQTKTRHRVVQFTDHEGKEIRVVTSLMNVTAEEIADMYKSRWAIESFFRWIKQHLNVPILFGTTPNAVFNQLFTALIAYVLLKFLHIQGSKKNTRKSLSFTGFTRLFLCATLPLEWRIAIHETLEFYRKLYEGVSG is encoded by the coding sequence ATGAACAAGAATACCACATCGCTACATCTCATTCAAAACTTTCTTTCCGAAACTGAACTTCAAACGATTCTAGCCGAGTTTGGTTTTGTTGACACAGCCAGAAAATGTACCGTGTCAACGCTTATTTCCTATTTGATTGGTGCAGCGACAAACGAATGGAAAAGCTTACGTCATGCAGCCGATGTTGGGCCAAGTTTTGGACTCATTTCCATTGATCATTCTTCGCTTTCCAAGCACATGAAGGCCCTTAATTATGCCATTATGAAACGTATTTTTGAAGTCATTGTCGGGAAGCTCAATCGAGCTACTCGTCGCACACTCAAGATGAAAAAAATACCGATGGCAGTGGACTCGACAACGGTAACAGTCGGGAAGACACGCCTACCCTGGGCGATTTATCACGGCGAACGCGCAGGCATTAAACTGCATGTTAGCTTCACCAACGAAACCGCGATGCCTCTTCAAGTCGTTGAAACAACAGGGTTAAAAAATGACGGACCAGTTGGTGCATCCCTTGAGGACAAACGCTTTATCTTCATAGGCGACCGTGCCTATTTTTCAATTGAGAAAGTCGATCGCTACGTGACAGAGAACGAAAAACAACATTTTGTCATTCGCTTAAAAGAGAATATCCAATTAAATCGCAAAAAAGCGCTGAAAGGTACGCGTAAAAAAGACTCGAATGTGACCGACGATTTTACGTGTATCCTTGGCACCCCACAAAAACAGACAAAGACACGCCATCGTGTCGTGCAATTTACCGATCATGAAGGTAAGGAGATACGCGTTGTGACAAGCTTGATGAACGTCACGGCAGAAGAAATTGCCGACATGTATAAATCACGCTGGGCCATTGAATCGTTCTTTCGCTGGATCAAACAACACTTAAATGTACCCATTTTATTCGGTACAACACCAAACGCTGTGTTCAATCAGTTGTTCACTGCACTTATCGCCTATGTTTTACTAAAGTTTTTACATATACAAGGGAGTAAGAAAAACACACGAAAATCCTTATCATTCACAGGGTTCACACGTCTGTTTCTTTGCGCTACCCTGCCTTTAGAATGGCGAATAGCCATCCATGAAACACTTGAATTCTATCGAAAACTATACGAGGGAGTTTCTGGATGA
- a CDS encoding transposase, whose protein sequence is MKKCCQLYPQLDSLYSTIQAYREAINKRDYESLLLWLKGQLSSRNQPFYYYAFRLRSDLQAVKNAFTMSYSNGLLEGQINRLKTIKRMTYGRAGLNLLEKRVLYRL, encoded by the coding sequence TTGAAAAAATGTTGTCAGCTTTATCCGCAATTAGACAGCCTTTATTCTACTATTCAAGCTTATCGCGAAGCGATTAATAAGAGAGATTATGAATCTCTTTTGTTATGGCTTAAAGGTCAGTTATCAAGCCGTAATCAGCCGTTTTATTATTACGCTTTTCGGTTGCGAAGTGACCTGCAAGCGGTGAAAAATGCCTTTACTATGTCTTACAGTAATGGCCTTTTAGAAGGGCAAATTAATCGTCTGAAGACGATCAAACGAATGACTTATGGCCGTGCGGGTTTAAATCTTTTAGAGAAGAGAGTTTTATATCGTCTTTAA
- a CDS encoding transposase, giving the protein MGLGDFAFRKGNTYGTLICDLQTNNPLAILPDRLPETVTSWIKEHPSIEVISRDGFTGYRQAITKANRSILQVYDRWHFIQNAKKQLDSFLATMVPSSISWQEQPKRSMKDSPPLTRLEQRIKNRQEQKWLLIQEIKQAYKKGQNISRLAREYELDRRTVRKYINMNGPPSFTRERTKAANPYYDQIYKLEQEGNTVKEIYSILQEQNYKGTFSSVRTIVESIRKKRKHHLSQENAFHLSRKKLSSWL; this is encoded by the coding sequence ATCGGACTTGGTGATTTTGCTTTCCGCAAAGGAAACACTTATGGAACACTGATCTGTGACCTTCAAACGAACAACCCTTTGGCTATTCTTCCCGATCGTTTGCCGGAAACGGTCACATCCTGGATAAAGGAACATCCATCTATTGAGGTAATCAGCCGTGATGGATTTACCGGATACCGACAGGCAATCACAAAAGCGAATCGCTCGATTCTTCAAGTGTATGACCGGTGGCACTTTATTCAAAATGCAAAGAAACAGCTGGATTCTTTTCTGGCAACTATGGTGCCTTCGTCCATTAGCTGGCAGGAACAGCCTAAGAGATCCATGAAGGATTCTCCCCCATTGACTCGGCTAGAACAGCGAATAAAAAATCGACAAGAACAGAAATGGCTGCTTATTCAGGAAATCAAACAGGCTTATAAGAAAGGGCAAAATATATCAAGACTCGCAAGAGAATATGAACTGGATCGAAGGACAGTACGTAAGTATATAAATATGAACGGGCCGCCGTCTTTCACAAGAGAGCGAACAAAAGCCGCCAATCCCTATTATGATCAGATCTATAAGCTAGAGCAGGAAGGAAATACAGTAAAAGAAATTTATTCTATTCTCCAGGAACAGAATTACAAAGGAACCTTTTCATCTGTACGCACAATTGTGGAATCTATACGCAAGAAACGAAAGCATCATCTGTCACAAGAAAATGCTTTTCATCTTTCGCGCAAGAAATTAAGTTCCTGGTTATGA
- a CDS encoding transposase family protein — translation MNSLSWSSPDPYLDLVHISSIDNALLLTVKSTRASAPCPNCSTYSSRPHSRYTRKVQDLPISGQPVQLLVLTRKWFCENVTCRVKVFTERYEGFSSSGRRTRRTESVLEKIAFSTSCLAAEKVAKAAHIPVSHDTLLTLIHRKNISLEVSPFYRTW, via the coding sequence ATGAATTCTCTTTCCTGGTCTTCTCCCGATCCTTATTTGGATCTTGTCCATATTTCTTCTATCGACAATGCTCTGCTATTAACTGTAAAAAGCACCCGTGCTTCCGCCCCTTGCCCCAACTGTTCAACGTACAGCTCCCGCCCTCACAGCCGGTATACTCGAAAAGTACAAGATCTCCCCATCAGCGGGCAGCCTGTCCAGCTGCTCGTCCTGACAAGAAAGTGGTTTTGCGAAAATGTAACCTGTCGGGTGAAAGTCTTTACTGAACGATACGAAGGCTTCTCGTCAAGTGGAAGAAGGACACGAAGAACGGAAAGTGTTCTGGAGAAAATCGCTTTTTCTACCAGCTGCTTAGCGGCTGAAAAAGTAGCTAAGGCTGCCCATATTCCAGTCAGCCATGATACACTTCTGACATTGATTCATCGAAAGAATATATCATTAGAGGTGTCACCCTTTTATCGGACTTGGTGA
- a CDS encoding ISL3 family transposase: MPFSSFTNIEYLRVIQEDQSYMYLVKSKSSSCICPSCHTLSHRIHSRYVRSLQDVPAYGKSTYIQIQTRKFFCDECSCPQAIFTERFTWLGTYQRKTKRLQEMLKSIALSTSCKVASRLSKHLGIVTGHHTLLRLLHKLKLPSYEPPVHIGIDDFAFKKRCRYGTIIINQETRRPIAILNGRDKETVVKWLEQHPTIQTVTRDGSSTYAKAISQALPHAYQITDRWHILKGLFTAIRETLQQSFPSMWRKTEYKNHTPEPLIIRKTDIQRNLYAEQVWQRSLEVKEWKTKGKSIARISRHMNISRNTVYKDLRRKKKEPISRARLLDPFLDQLRQWNIDGWTTNDMEQELRKIGYTGCRSTLNEAISRIRHEYRACATTHSLSRASLLWKIWSEKNKDWLDSLPSACLEEFPLIPQLFEVTQSFRKIMSKRHNQDIPTWIETCKIYSFPALNTFITYIEKDLQGVMAACVDPLSNGLCEGHIHRVKMLKRMMYGRASDELLKKRVLLPLL, encoded by the coding sequence ATGCCTTTTTCCTCTTTCACTAACATAGAATACTTACGCGTTATACAAGAAGATCAATCTTATATGTATCTAGTAAAATCTAAAAGTTCTTCTTGCATATGTCCTTCTTGTCATACTCTATCTCACCGTATTCACAGCCGATATGTTCGGTCTCTTCAGGATGTGCCGGCGTATGGAAAATCAACGTATATACAAATACAAACGCGTAAGTTTTTTTGCGATGAATGTAGTTGCCCACAGGCTATTTTCACAGAAAGATTTACTTGGTTAGGGACCTATCAGCGAAAAACAAAACGTTTACAAGAGATGTTGAAGTCGATTGCCCTATCTACGAGCTGTAAAGTAGCATCTCGGCTGTCTAAGCACCTAGGTATTGTAACCGGTCATCACACACTTTTACGCCTTCTTCATAAATTGAAACTGCCTTCTTATGAACCGCCGGTTCATATTGGTATCGATGACTTTGCATTCAAGAAACGTTGTCGTTACGGTACGATTATTATCAATCAAGAAACCAGAAGACCCATCGCTATTTTAAATGGTAGAGATAAAGAAACAGTAGTAAAATGGCTCGAACAGCACCCTACTATTCAAACTGTCACTCGAGATGGTTCTTCAACATACGCTAAGGCTATTTCTCAAGCACTTCCTCATGCTTATCAGATTACGGACCGTTGGCATATACTGAAAGGTTTGTTTACAGCAATTAGAGAGACCTTACAACAATCCTTTCCTTCTATGTGGAGAAAAACAGAATATAAAAATCATACACCAGAACCACTTATTATCCGCAAGACAGACATTCAACGCAACCTGTATGCAGAACAGGTTTGGCAGCGTAGCTTAGAAGTGAAAGAATGGAAAACTAAAGGGAAATCCATTGCTCGGATTTCTCGTCATATGAATATCTCTCGCAATACGGTCTACAAAGATTTGAGACGCAAGAAAAAAGAGCCTATTAGTCGTGCGCGTCTATTAGATCCATTTCTGGATCAATTACGCCAATGGAACATAGATGGATGGACGACAAATGATATGGAGCAAGAACTTAGAAAGATAGGCTATACAGGATGTCGCTCTACTTTAAATGAAGCGATTTCGAGAATTCGCCATGAATATAGAGCATGTGCCACGACGCATTCCCTGTCTCGCGCCTCCTTACTATGGAAAATATGGAGTGAAAAAAATAAGGACTGGTTAGACTCATTACCTTCGGCATGTTTAGAAGAGTTTCCACTTATACCTCAATTATTCGAAGTTACACAGAGTTTTAGAAAGATCATGAGTAAACGCCACAATCAAGACATACCTACCTGGATAGAAACATGTAAAATCTATTCATTTCCAGCTCTCAACACCTTTATAACCTATATAGAAAAGGATTTACAAGGGGTAATGGCTGCTTGTGTTGACCCTTTAAGTAATGGGCTATGTGAAGGACATATACATCGTGTAAAAATGTTAAAACGTATGATGTATGGTCGTGCAAGTGATGAATTGTTGAAAAAACGAGTGCTCCTGCCATTACTATAG
- a CDS encoding YjcZ family sporulation protein has translation MNSFALIVVLFILLIIVGASGNFFGA, from the coding sequence ATGAATAGTTTTGCTTTGATTGTTGTATTGTTTATTTTACTAATTATTGTTGGTGCTTCTGGTAACTTCTTCGGTGCCTAG
- a CDS encoding MerR family transcriptional regulator gives MNERAFGTKEVSEMLKVGDSTLRKWCIALEKEGYTFTKGVRNSRAFIQKDIVVLEDIKLLLQESGMNLESTVKVTLAKHHSENMIKNDSDNGERTPLVLQENGSKIRNNLKVQGQLLERVERLKNIEEKLDYHNKLLLETLQEIQNPKK, from the coding sequence ATGAATGAAAGAGCGTTTGGGACAAAAGAAGTTTCAGAGATGTTAAAAGTAGGTGACAGCACGCTTAGAAAATGGTGCATTGCTTTAGAAAAAGAAGGCTATACTTTTACAAAAGGTGTAAGAAATAGTAGAGCATTTATTCAGAAAGATATTGTTGTTTTAGAGGATATAAAATTACTTTTACAGGAAAGTGGTATGAATTTGGAAAGTACTGTAAAGGTTACTTTGGCAAAACATCATAGTGAAAATATGATTAAGAATGATAGCGATAATGGCGAAAGAACGCCACTTGTTCTCCAAGAGAACGGATCTAAGATAAGGAATAATTTAAAGGTTCAAGGACAGTTGCTAGAACGGGTAGAACGCTTAAAGAATATTGAAGAAAAATTAGATTATCATAATAAATTGCTTTTAGAAACACTCCAGGAAATACAAAATCCAAAAAAATAA